One part of the Humulus lupulus chromosome 9, drHumLupu1.1, whole genome shotgun sequence genome encodes these proteins:
- the LOC133802372 gene encoding uncharacterized protein LOC133802372: MADQKQGGLVKKGHEEGLKLAVSLLEEFGLPMGLLPLADVIEVGFVRSTGYMWILQKKKVEHNFKIISKLVSYDTEINGFVGPKKIKKLKGVKAKELMLWPPVSEIIVDDPATGKIHFKSFAGITKTFPVEAFAAGQ; this comes from the coding sequence ATGGCAGATCAGAAGCAAGGAGGACTTGTGAAGAAAGGTCATGAAGAAGGGTTGAAATTGGCAGTTTCTCTATTGGAGGAGTTTGGGCTACCAATGGGGCTTTTGCCTCTTGCTGATGTGATCGAAGTAGGGTTTGTGAGGAGCACTGGCTACATGTGGATTCTACAGAAGAAGAAAGTAGAGCACAATTTCAAAATCATTAGCAAACTTGTGAGCTATGACACTGAGATCAATGGCTTTGTTGGACCAAAGAAAATCAAGAAGCTCAAGGGTGTTAAGGCTAAAGAGCTCATGTTATGGCCACCGGTTAGTGAGATCATCGTCGATGATCCAGCCACCGGAAAAATCCACTTCAAGAGCTTTGCTGGGATCACCAAAACCTTCCCAGTTGAGGCTTTTGCAGCTGGGCAGTAA